The following proteins come from a genomic window of Gynuella sunshinyii YC6258:
- a CDS encoding AMP-binding protein, which produces MIYTSGSTGQPKGVMVEHHALMNLAHWIHSMAQQHFGDQCQNWALNAPLAFDASLKMVTQLAFGVSLHILPESLRLQPAQLMQYFQQHAIAVADITPSLLEIVLQEAESTEQSLPHLLIGGEAIHARLWDTLSRYGEQHQRVFVNVYGPTEATVDSSYSVITRAQSPNIGVPIDNVQLYAMDARQQLLPAGYCGELCIAGNGLARGYLNQPALSQEKFPLVTLADGRRVRMYRTGDKVRLREDGRLDYLGRMDNQVKIRGFRIEPGEIDHHLLALEMVAACCTVVRNDAQGNRMLVSYLVPQQMPDTHSDWIQTVRSMLMARLPHYMIPSAFKLMPRLPVTVNNKIDKQMLPAEDLSAQTFYAAAETAVEARLVSIWSRLLAVEESRFSVTQSVFELGAHSLLLMNALAEMRRSGMEASLKAIYEYPSIRDFAAHLQSDTVSDSQGCVIRLNQCSDGQPLFIFHPFGGRCDGYVTLAKALENVCPVYGVQAPFTYRHAFSFSQLSQLCDFYIEGLRHYQPNGPYRIAGWSAGGNIAAMVAARLTAAGDEVQSLIIIDALLGRQLTSTPKTEFEHLLEVLKIELQDEDDTSSEFALPDVLARQLDGQHIEQQIQTVAEYLVAEQRNDFMDAEQIAIALRFGIDFNAVDRSVPPFAMTGKSVLISASRNPSAIRKDVFDGWLNVVRAPANESYSVDTEHHRMMRDDSVRKIAAILRKELRGQ; this is translated from the coding sequence GTGATTTATACCTCCGGTTCGACCGGCCAACCCAAGGGTGTCATGGTCGAACATCATGCCCTGATGAATCTGGCACACTGGATTCACAGCATGGCGCAGCAGCATTTTGGCGATCAGTGTCAGAACTGGGCATTGAATGCACCGCTGGCGTTCGATGCGTCGCTGAAAATGGTCACTCAACTGGCCTTTGGTGTGTCACTGCACATTCTGCCGGAATCACTGCGATTGCAGCCGGCTCAACTGATGCAGTATTTCCAGCAGCACGCCATTGCAGTCGCGGATATCACGCCGTCGTTGTTGGAGATTGTGTTGCAGGAAGCTGAATCCACTGAGCAGTCACTGCCGCATCTGTTGATCGGTGGCGAAGCCATTCATGCACGGTTGTGGGATACGTTGAGCCGTTACGGCGAACAACATCAACGGGTGTTTGTGAATGTCTATGGTCCAACCGAAGCCACGGTGGACAGCAGTTACAGCGTGATCACCAGAGCGCAGTCGCCCAACATCGGTGTTCCGATTGATAATGTTCAGTTATACGCCATGGATGCCCGGCAGCAGTTGTTGCCAGCCGGATATTGCGGCGAATTGTGCATCGCCGGCAATGGTCTGGCGCGTGGTTATCTGAACCAGCCGGCGTTGAGTCAGGAAAAATTCCCGCTCGTAACCCTGGCCGATGGTCGACGCGTGCGGATGTACCGCACCGGCGACAAAGTTCGCCTGCGTGAGGATGGTCGCCTGGATTATCTTGGCCGGATGGACAATCAGGTGAAGATTCGTGGTTTCCGCATTGAACCTGGGGAGATCGATCATCATCTGTTGGCACTGGAGATGGTTGCGGCTTGTTGTACCGTGGTTCGCAATGATGCCCAGGGCAACCGCATGTTGGTCAGTTATCTGGTCCCGCAACAAATGCCGGACACCCACTCCGACTGGATTCAGACCGTCCGCTCGATGCTGATGGCTCGTTTACCGCACTACATGATTCCATCGGCATTCAAGTTGATGCCACGACTGCCGGTAACGGTGAACAACAAAATCGACAAACAGATGCTTCCGGCAGAGGATCTGAGTGCGCAAACTTTCTATGCTGCTGCGGAAACTGCCGTGGAAGCCCGACTGGTGTCGATTTGGTCCCGTCTACTGGCGGTTGAAGAATCCCGGTTCAGTGTTACTCAGAGTGTTTTCGAACTCGGGGCTCACTCGCTGTTGTTGATGAATGCGCTGGCGGAGATGAGGCGCAGCGGTATGGAAGCCTCTCTGAAAGCCATTTACGAATATCCCTCCATTCGCGATTTTGCTGCGCATCTGCAGAGCGATACGGTTTCTGATAGCCAGGGGTGTGTGATCCGGTTGAATCAGTGCTCTGATGGCCAGCCGTTATTTATCTTCCATCCGTTTGGCGGGCGTTGCGATGGCTATGTGACGCTGGCAAAAGCATTGGAAAATGTCTGCCCCGTTTATGGGGTGCAGGCACCGTTCACCTATCGCCACGCCTTTTCGTTCAGTCAGTTGAGTCAGTTGTGTGATTTCTACATAGAGGGTCTCAGGCACTATCAACCCAATGGGCCGTATCGCATTGCCGGCTGGTCTGCCGGAGGCAATATCGCTGCCATGGTGGCCGCCAGATTGACAGCGGCCGGTGACGAGGTGCAGAGCCTGATCATCATCGATGCATTGCTGGGGCGTCAGCTGACCAGCACACCCAAGACTGAATTCGAACATCTTCTGGAAGTGTTGAAGATTGAATTACAGGACGAAGATGACACTTCTTCGGAATTCGCATTGCCTGATGTGCTTGCCCGGCAATTGGATGGTCAGCATATCGAACAGCAGATTCAGACGGTGGCTGAGTATCTGGTGGCGGAGCAGCGCAACGATTTTATGGATGCCGAACAGATTGCCATTGCGCTGCGATTTGGCATTGACTTCAACGCCGTTGATCGCTCGGTGCCGCCTTTTGCCATGACCGGTAAATCAGTGCTGATTTCGGCCTCTCGCAATCCTTCTGCGATACGGAAGGATGTCTTTGACGGTTGGTTAAATGTGGTGCGGGCTCCGGCTAATGAAAGCTACAGCGTAGACACCGAGCACCACCGTATGATGCGGGATGACAGTGTGCGGAAAATTGCTGCCATATTGCGTAAAGAGTTAAGGGGTCAGTGA
- a CDS encoding HipA domain-containing protein — MIFNILSGNTNDHARNHAVCWDGKMLSLTPAYDICPQGCTGNEVSKAMHIAVSNKMSQLATCLQTVHNFLFFFLPQKSSALYSILQHFA, encoded by the coding sequence ATGATTTTTAACATTTTATCCGGAAACACAAACGATCATGCCAGAAATCATGCAGTCTGTTGGGATGGAAAAATGCTTTCACTGACACCAGCTTATGATATCTGCCCTCAGGGGTGCACCGGAAACGAAGTATCGAAAGCTATGCATATAGCTGTTAGTAACAAGATGAGCCAATTGGCAACCTGTTTGCAAACAGTACACAACTTTCTGTTCTTTTTTCTCCCTCAGAAATCATCTGCGCTTTACAGCATTTTACAGCACTTTGCATGA
- a CDS encoding efflux transporter outer membrane subunit, translating into MRKQYLALYVALLLVSGCVSLPDEEPSHTSMVDKLQYEKSVTIDTDSLWPADQWWQRYHDDQLDQLIARALESAPNLQIAAARINLALASVQQSGAAMMPTISANASATQTRLSYHNGNDFVPRGWNTFGSATLNFDYELDLFGKNRAQIAAATSEMFASQAEQAQARLVLTASITKAYAELARLYANLANLSEARDIRLKTVQLTRKRYDEGLENRGSVRSAEAALALTESSLLELQQQILIQKHALSALAGAGPDEGEALTEPALTLDASHGIPSDAGINLIGRRPDISVSRLQAEAAAHRIGVAKSRFYPNVSLTGYIGSQAMGLENLNLGGSLAGGVGPAIYLPIFQGGAIKAGYKAAGAQYDSAVATYNQAVNRAFQQLADVSTQQKFMQQRIKKMQQAEAAAADAYQIVNQRYEGGLTGYLEVLNAQDNWLSSKRSLVNLQSEAVFVDVETVLVLGGGFIAEHS; encoded by the coding sequence TTGCGTAAACAGTATTTAGCCCTGTATGTGGCCTTATTACTGGTTAGTGGTTGTGTGTCACTTCCGGATGAAGAACCCAGCCATACCAGCATGGTCGATAAACTGCAGTATGAAAAATCAGTAACAATAGATACCGACTCCCTGTGGCCGGCGGATCAGTGGTGGCAGCGTTATCACGATGACCAGCTCGACCAACTGATTGCCCGGGCGCTTGAGTCGGCTCCGAATCTGCAGATTGCTGCAGCCAGAATCAATCTGGCGCTTGCCAGCGTTCAGCAATCCGGGGCAGCGATGATGCCAACGATCTCCGCTAATGCGTCTGCCACTCAAACCCGTTTGAGTTACCACAACGGTAATGACTTTGTACCAAGAGGCTGGAATACCTTTGGCAGTGCCACGTTGAACTTTGACTATGAATTGGACTTGTTTGGTAAAAACCGTGCACAGATAGCAGCTGCCACGTCAGAAATGTTTGCTTCGCAGGCAGAACAGGCTCAGGCGCGCCTTGTGTTGACAGCATCCATTACCAAGGCATATGCAGAACTCGCCCGGTTGTACGCCAATCTGGCCAACCTGTCAGAAGCCAGGGACATTCGTTTGAAAACCGTGCAGCTGACACGTAAACGGTATGATGAGGGACTGGAGAACAGAGGTTCCGTTCGCAGCGCAGAAGCAGCGCTGGCGTTGACGGAATCTTCATTATTGGAACTGCAGCAACAGATTCTTATACAAAAACACGCACTTTCTGCACTTGCTGGTGCCGGACCTGATGAGGGTGAGGCGCTGACCGAACCTGCATTAACTCTGGATGCCTCCCACGGTATACCAAGTGATGCAGGGATTAACCTGATTGGCCGTCGACCTGATATATCAGTATCCCGTTTGCAGGCGGAAGCAGCGGCACATCGCATAGGTGTAGCGAAATCGCGGTTCTATCCCAATGTTTCTTTGACAGGCTATATCGGTTCTCAGGCAATGGGACTGGAGAACTTGAATTTAGGTGGTTCTCTGGCCGGAGGCGTGGGGCCGGCAATATATCTACCTATCTTTCAGGGCGGCGCTATTAAAGCTGGCTATAAAGCAGCCGGTGCTCAATACGACAGTGCAGTGGCCACTTATAACCAGGCGGTAAACCGCGCTTTTCAGCAGCTGGCAGATGTTTCGACGCAACAGAAGTTCATGCAGCAGCGAATCAAAAAAATGCAACAGGCAGAAGCCGCGGCAGCAGATGCTTATCAGATAGTCAATCAGCGCTATGAAGGAGGCCTCACCGGTTACCTTGAAGTACTGAATGCTCAGGATAACTGGTTATCCAGCAAACGAAGTCTGGTAAACCTTCAATCTGAAGCCGTTTTTGTTGATGTTGAAACTGTACTTGTGCTTGGCGGCGGATTTATCGCTGAGCATTCCTGA
- the adhP gene encoding alcohol dehydrogenase AdhP — translation MKAAITSTLGSILKIEDVQKPTIEPHQILVKIHACGVCHTDLHACHGDWPVKPTLPLIPGHEGVGEIVEVGEAVSHLGIGDRVGIPWLYSTCGHCEYCLSGQESLCLSQQNAGYSVAGSYAEYCAAHADYVVKIPEGLDYVAAAPIFCAGVTTYKALKVSDAKPGQWVAVFGVGGLGHLAVQYAIAMGFRVVAVDTGDAKRELATSLGAEYFFDFMTDNIVEDIKAATDGVHASVCTAVSKAGFRQSYDVVRRGGKCVLVGLPPEDMPLPIFDTVLNGVSVVGSIVGTRKDLEECLEFAARGKVKAIITEKSLDDINEIFADMEKGDITGRIVMSIS, via the coding sequence ATGAAAGCCGCTATTACAAGTACATTGGGCTCCATTTTAAAGATTGAAGACGTACAAAAACCTACTATCGAGCCACATCAGATATTAGTAAAAATTCACGCCTGTGGCGTATGCCATACAGACCTTCATGCCTGTCATGGAGATTGGCCTGTCAAACCGACATTACCTTTAATTCCCGGACATGAAGGCGTCGGTGAAATTGTTGAAGTGGGTGAAGCTGTCTCCCATTTAGGCATTGGCGATAGAGTGGGTATCCCTTGGTTATACAGTACCTGTGGTCATTGTGAATACTGTTTAAGTGGACAAGAAAGCCTCTGTTTATCCCAGCAAAATGCAGGCTATTCTGTCGCTGGCAGTTACGCCGAATACTGCGCAGCTCATGCGGATTATGTGGTAAAAATTCCAGAAGGCCTGGATTACGTGGCTGCTGCGCCAATCTTCTGTGCCGGCGTCACCACTTATAAAGCCTTAAAGGTATCTGATGCCAAACCTGGTCAATGGGTCGCGGTATTCGGGGTTGGTGGGCTCGGCCACTTAGCCGTGCAATATGCTATCGCTATGGGATTTCGCGTTGTGGCGGTCGATACAGGTGATGCCAAACGCGAATTGGCTACGTCATTAGGGGCTGAATACTTCTTTGATTTTATGACAGACAATATAGTCGAAGATATTAAAGCGGCTACGGATGGTGTTCACGCCAGTGTATGTACTGCCGTAAGTAAGGCTGGATTCCGTCAAAGCTATGATGTGGTACGCCGTGGCGGCAAATGCGTCTTGGTTGGTCTACCACCAGAGGATATGCCATTACCCATATTCGATACTGTGCTCAACGGCGTCAGTGTTGTTGGCTCAATTGTTGGCACACGTAAAGACTTGGAAGAATGTTTGGAATTCGCTGCTCGCGGCAAGGTTAAAGCCATTATTACCGAGAAATCTCTTGATGATATTAATGAGATCTTTGCGGATATGGAGAAAGGCGATATTACCGGACGTATCGTGATGTCTATTTCCTAA
- a CDS encoding Card1-like endonuclease domain-containing protein, which translates to MSIKTVQLVLVSEQPGQNLCPLLDLRLKPDEVILAATANSPYLEHRQWLIEACKPMGIQCTLLDLPDAWQTDLLRQTFESVVAQHLAQGHKLILNSTGGYRPVAIIAHEVFFYRDLPVFFLNKDWVRWLSNPDQQPDFALQDNVKLPTFLQAHGLEVESLSRSHIPPEQRELAKKWQAQARAYSLAIAKLNYYASQAEDHLHCNIPRHELRGDHMFLEILDQLSDAGLAEMHQQQLTFASEEARFFANGGWLEERVFSELFQLRSEFPRLQDVARSVQVRWLGSKQKFSIRNELDVLALYDNRLIVIECKTALLDYRNAQHVVYKLGSMLKHLGGFRTTGMITSFHDIHPKHHQRAELFDVQICDRRTIGQLRHQLIERLRTHDYSIF; encoded by the coding sequence ATGAGTATCAAAACAGTCCAGCTGGTGCTGGTATCAGAACAACCGGGCCAGAACCTGTGCCCGTTGCTGGATCTGCGCCTGAAACCAGATGAAGTCATCCTCGCAGCCACGGCCAACAGCCCTTACCTGGAGCACCGACAGTGGTTAATAGAAGCCTGTAAACCCATGGGAATTCAGTGCACATTGCTGGACCTTCCGGATGCCTGGCAAACGGATTTACTGCGCCAGACCTTTGAGTCCGTGGTGGCACAGCATCTGGCTCAGGGCCATAAACTGATTTTGAACAGCACCGGTGGTTATCGACCTGTCGCTATCATTGCTCATGAGGTGTTTTTCTATCGCGACCTGCCGGTATTCTTTTTAAACAAGGACTGGGTGCGCTGGTTGAGTAACCCGGACCAGCAACCGGATTTTGCGCTGCAGGATAACGTCAAGCTGCCAACCTTTCTGCAGGCTCATGGGCTGGAGGTAGAATCCCTCAGCCGCTCACACATTCCGCCGGAACAACGCGAACTGGCAAAAAAATGGCAGGCTCAGGCGCGCGCTTACAGCCTGGCCATCGCCAAATTGAATTACTACGCCAGCCAGGCGGAAGATCATTTGCACTGCAATATTCCGCGCCACGAACTACGTGGTGATCATATGTTTCTGGAAATCCTGGATCAACTGAGTGACGCCGGCCTGGCCGAGATGCATCAACAGCAGCTGACATTCGCCAGTGAAGAGGCACGGTTTTTTGCCAATGGTGGCTGGCTGGAGGAACGGGTATTCAGTGAACTGTTTCAACTGCGCTCGGAATTCCCACGCTTACAGGATGTCGCCCGCAGCGTTCAGGTACGCTGGTTGGGCAGCAAACAAAAATTCTCGATCCGCAACGAACTCGACGTGCTGGCTCTCTACGACAACCGGCTGATCGTGATTGAATGCAAGACCGCACTGCTGGACTACCGCAATGCCCAGCATGTGGTGTACAAACTCGGCTCCATGCTTAAACATCTCGGCGGATTCCGCACCACCGGTATGATTACCAGTTTCCATGATATTCATCCAAAACATCATCAACGGGCAGAACTGTTTGATGTACAAATCTGCGACCGTCGCACCATTGGGCAATTACGACACCAACTGATTGAGAGATTACGAACACACGACTATTCGATTTTTTAG
- a CDS encoding MBL fold metallo-hydrolase, which translates to MGDSYYLKEDVYIEPLFNHWYAWPYLMAPATAARHLTNTHRRIMKSYVKNYELHILAKEHKALTGGDFVDCTEEQLEDIKQLIAEIEDNCSELVALSSDIKKLNELMASHVTGESIEYLYEQVPEGLKGYVELFMDMEHNPGYRLIEPLLYNSHYYRPDLQSISLGLISKVGDRPFVFSTPRLPDNNHLQLDAEFNDPFWDTLCRAREYPLSSQQIKELFDGRQLSGGLTVEELFTETPSQHQHQPVTSGIRLTYTGHAGFLIESEDVSILIDPVIASRGDQYANDVVSFSELPEKIDYICLTHNHQDHINIETLLQLRYKTGKILVPKNNGGSLADPSMKLILKQLKFTVEEMEDLDQIEISHGRITAIPFLGEHGDLNIRSKAAWLVELRGKKCFFGADSANPDINLYRHMQPLLADADVFAVGMECVGAPYTWLYGALNTKKVAPVIRESRRLNGSDSAQAIEMVKLLKPRQVFIYALGMEPWYKYFIGLDYSEGAKQIDESDHMLKLCEGIKTPAEKLFGRKVMSLVTSA; encoded by the coding sequence ATGGGCGACAGTTACTACCTGAAAGAAGATGTGTATATCGAACCGCTGTTTAACCACTGGTATGCATGGCCATATCTGATGGCGCCGGCAACGGCGGCCAGACATCTGACCAACACACACAGACGGATCATGAAATCCTATGTGAAGAATTACGAACTGCATATTCTGGCTAAAGAGCATAAGGCTTTAACCGGTGGCGATTTTGTCGATTGCACCGAAGAACAATTGGAGGACATCAAACAGCTGATCGCTGAGATCGAAGACAACTGTAGCGAACTGGTCGCACTGTCTTCAGATATCAAAAAGCTGAATGAATTGATGGCTAGCCATGTCACCGGTGAAAGCATCGAGTATCTCTATGAACAGGTACCCGAAGGACTCAAAGGCTACGTCGAGTTGTTCATGGACATGGAACATAATCCCGGTTACCGCTTGATCGAACCGCTGTTGTATAACAGTCACTATTACCGGCCCGACCTGCAATCCATATCCCTTGGTCTGATCTCCAAAGTCGGTGACCGGCCATTTGTGTTCAGTACCCCACGGCTGCCGGATAATAACCACCTGCAGCTGGATGCCGAGTTCAACGATCCGTTCTGGGATACCTTGTGCCGTGCCCGCGAATATCCATTATCATCACAACAAATCAAGGAGCTGTTTGATGGTCGGCAGCTCAGTGGCGGGTTAACGGTGGAAGAGTTATTTACTGAAACACCCAGTCAGCACCAACATCAGCCGGTGACTTCCGGTATACGGTTGACCTATACCGGACATGCCGGATTTCTGATCGAGAGTGAGGATGTCAGCATTCTGATCGATCCGGTGATTGCGAGCCGGGGTGATCAGTATGCCAACGACGTGGTGAGCTTCAGTGAACTGCCGGAGAAAATCGATTACATCTGTTTGACCCACAATCACCAGGACCATATCAATATCGAGACCCTGCTGCAGTTGCGTTATAAAACCGGAAAAATTCTGGTACCGAAAAATAATGGCGGTAGCCTGGCTGACCCTTCCATGAAACTGATTCTCAAACAGCTCAAATTCACGGTGGAAGAAATGGAAGATCTGGACCAGATCGAGATTTCCCACGGTCGCATTACCGCGATTCCGTTCCTGGGTGAACATGGTGATCTGAACATTCGCAGCAAGGCCGCCTGGCTGGTCGAACTGCGCGGCAAGAAGTGCTTCTTTGGTGCCGATTCCGCCAATCCGGATATTAATCTCTATCGGCATATGCAGCCCCTGCTCGCGGACGCCGATGTATTTGCCGTAGGGATGGAATGTGTGGGTGCACCCTATACCTGGCTGTATGGCGCACTGAACACCAAAAAGGTGGCACCGGTCATTCGCGAGTCACGGCGCCTCAACGGCTCCGATTCGGCTCAGGCCATCGAGATGGTCAAACTCCTCAAGCCTCGGCAGGTGTTTATTTACGCCCTGGGTATGGAGCCCTGGTACAAGTACTTTATCGGTCTGGATTACAGCGAGGGTGCTAAACAGATTGATGAATCCGACCACATGCTGAAACTGTGTGAGGGGATCAAAACACCCGCGGAAAAACTATTTGGCCGCAAGGTTATGAGCCTGGTAACCAGTGCTTGA
- a CDS encoding TetR/AcrR family transcriptional regulator, translating into MRVKSESRRLAIVDAARQVFSETGFESASMNEIARRVGFSKATVYNYFSSKEEVFLSVMETFARRQLAEAFNALEAEGDLLPLLKNFSETYLQSITEPEILALEKIVAHEAHRSKIGQFFYEHGPKRGLTKLENFLEQHIKKGNLCSAEPRVCAQHFLALIIAEYYDPLFLNAIERPDPDELKASAARAVDVFLRAYRP; encoded by the coding sequence ATGAGAGTTAAAAGTGAGTCTCGCCGTCTGGCCATCGTCGATGCCGCGAGGCAGGTGTTCAGTGAAACAGGGTTTGAAAGTGCATCGATGAATGAAATTGCCCGCCGGGTGGGCTTTTCCAAAGCAACCGTATACAACTATTTTTCTTCAAAAGAGGAAGTTTTCTTGTCTGTGATGGAAACTTTCGCTCGCAGACAGCTGGCCGAAGCATTCAACGCTTTGGAAGCCGAGGGTGATCTGCTCCCGTTATTGAAGAACTTTTCAGAGACTTACCTTCAATCCATTACCGAACCCGAAATTCTGGCATTGGAAAAAATTGTGGCGCATGAGGCTCACCGTTCAAAAATAGGTCAGTTTTTCTACGAACACGGGCCCAAACGAGGGTTAACGAAGCTGGAGAATTTTCTGGAACAGCATATAAAAAAGGGAAATCTTTGTTCGGCAGAACCTCGGGTTTGCGCCCAACATTTTCTCGCTTTAATTATCGCCGAATACTACGATCCCTTGTTTCTGAACGCGATTGAACGGCCTGATCCTGACGAGCTGAAAGCCTCCGCAGCCAGAGCTGTCGATGTTTTTCTACGTGCTTATCGTCCCTGA
- a CDS encoding HlyD family efflux transporter periplasmic adaptor subunit has product MSEVSKEMETTAVSQTRRNMFLLFFIVVILAGGGSFAYWYFISSKYISTDNAYTNVETAQVTPAVGGIVTEVKVNDTQQVKQGDVLVIIDNTDASIALAQAAADLELARRRVQGYQALDENLTAQIAARKADKERTAAQLDAAKSNLVRARLDFDRRKGLVNSGSVSAEDLSNAQNALTRAMADLKIAESSLHQSEANYNSAIGAQKANAVQIINTDIENNPEVLAAKARYEQAQVNLDRTVIYAPISGVVAKRQVQVGRRVQIGEPLMTLVPTDQIYVDANFKEVELSQVKPGQIATLTADIYGEDVVFRGVVSGFSGGTGSAFSLIPAQNATGNWIKVVQRLPVRIELDANELSKHPLRVGLSMEVKVHLNEETQDKLARINGLSDLDADQYLR; this is encoded by the coding sequence ATGTCTGAAGTATCTAAAGAAATGGAGACAACTGCTGTGTCTCAAACTCGTCGCAACATGTTTTTACTATTCTTTATCGTCGTGATTCTGGCGGGAGGGGGCAGTTTTGCCTATTGGTACTTTATAAGCTCCAAATATATATCCACGGACAACGCTTACACTAATGTCGAAACCGCACAGGTAACGCCAGCCGTTGGCGGTATCGTAACCGAAGTAAAAGTGAATGATACCCAGCAGGTTAAACAGGGTGATGTACTGGTCATCATTGACAATACCGATGCCAGTATCGCGTTGGCACAAGCTGCGGCTGATTTGGAACTGGCCCGCCGTCGGGTACAGGGATATCAGGCCCTGGATGAAAACCTGACCGCGCAAATTGCTGCCCGAAAAGCAGATAAGGAACGCACCGCGGCACAGTTGGATGCTGCCAAATCCAATCTTGTCAGGGCCCGATTGGATTTTGATCGGCGTAAAGGCCTGGTGAATTCCGGTTCGGTTTCAGCAGAAGATCTTTCCAATGCCCAGAATGCACTGACCCGTGCAATGGCCGATTTGAAAATCGCTGAGTCAAGTCTGCATCAGAGCGAAGCGAATTATAACAGTGCGATCGGTGCACAAAAGGCCAATGCGGTACAGATCATCAATACCGATATTGAAAACAACCCAGAAGTACTGGCCGCCAAAGCCCGTTACGAGCAGGCCCAGGTGAACCTGGACAGAACCGTCATTTATGCACCGATCTCCGGGGTTGTTGCCAAACGTCAGGTACAGGTGGGGCGTCGTGTTCAAATTGGTGAGCCTTTGATGACACTGGTTCCGACCGATCAGATATACGTCGATGCCAACTTCAAAGAAGTTGAACTCAGCCAGGTCAAACCCGGACAAATAGCCACGCTGACAGCAGACATTTATGGTGAAGATGTTGTATTCCGCGGAGTTGTGTCTGGATTTTCCGGTGGTACAGGCTCTGCTTTTTCACTCATCCCTGCACAGAATGCCACCGGCAACTGGATTAAAGTGGTTCAGCGCCTTCCGGTTCGCATAGAACTCGATGCGAATGAGTTGAGCAAGCATCCACTACGGGTCGGTCTTTCAATGGAAGTGAAGGTACATTTGAACGAAGAGACCCAGGATAAACTGGCACGTATCAATGGGCTGTCTGATTTAGATGCTGACCAATATTTAAGGTAA